The Humulus lupulus chromosome 3, drHumLupu1.1, whole genome shotgun sequence genome window below encodes:
- the LOC133822359 gene encoding receptor protein kinase-like protein ZAR1 codes for MMKKKGLFSLLTVVFFQLLKLAFSLTPDGLSLLSLKSAVDQQSAGEAFSDWSEDDPTPCHWSGISCMNISGSPDPRVVGIAISGKGLRGYIPSELGTLVYLRRLNLHSNNFYGSVPVQLFNATSLHSIFLYGNNLSGPVPPSICTLPRIQNIDLSNNSITGEIPEELKKCTQLQRLILARNKISGKIPSGIWSGMEDLIQLDLSSNELTGPIPEDIGGLKSLSGTLNLSFNHLSGRLPKSLGELPVTVSFDLRSNNFSGEIPQTGSFSNQGPTAFLNNPKLCGFPLQKACRDTAQSSPGSSNTGRESNSGPKKGLSPGLIILISLADAAGVAFIGLIIVYIYWKKKDNSNGCSCTGKRKFGDNEKSHLCSCICANGFGNEESEIEDPEKSESGRGGGGGDLVAIDKGFTFELDELLRASAYVLGKSGLGIVYKVVLGNGIPVAVRRLGEGGDQRYKEFAAEVQAIGKVKHPNIVKLRAYYWALDEKLLISDFISNGNLGTALRGRSGQPLTSLSWSTRLRIAKGTARGLAYLHECSPRKFVHGNIKPSNILLDNDFQPHISDFGLNRLISITGNNPSSGGFIGGALPYLQSVQTEKSNNYKAPEARVPGSRPTQKWDVYSYGVVLLELLTGKSPELSPTTSTSVEIPDLVRWVRKGFEEETPLSDMVDPVLLQEVHAKKEVIAAFHVALACTEADPEIRPRMKTVSENIERVGS; via the exons atgatgaagaagaagggtCTTTTTTCTCTGCTAACGGTCGTCTTCTTTCAGCTTCTGAAACTTGCTTTCTCTCTAACCCCAGATGGTCTCTCTCTCCTCTCACTCAAATCCGCCGTCGATCAACAATCGGCCGGCGAAGCTTTCTCCGACTGGAGCGAGGACGACCCAACACCCTGCCACTGGTCCGGCATTTCCTGCATGAACATTTCTGGTTCTCCCGACCCTCGTGTAGTCGGAATTGCCATCTCCGGGAAGGGTCTCCGGGGTTATATTCCTTCGGAGCTCGGTACACTGGTCTATCTCCGGCGACTCAACCTTCATAGCAACAATTTTTACGGTTCTGTACCTGTACAGCTCTTTAACGCAACTTCTCTCCATAGTATATTCCTCTACGGTAACAACCTTTCTGGTCCCGTTCCTCCTTCGATCTGTACTCTCCCAAGGATTCAAAACATTGATCTCTCTAACAACTCGATCACCGGAGAGATTCCGGAAGAGTTGAAGAAATGCACGCAGTTGCAGAGACTGATACTCGCCCGAAACAAAATCTCCGGCAAAATTCCGTCGGGGATTTGGTCAGGAATGGAAGATTTAATCCAACTCGACCTTTCTTCGAACGAGTTAACGGGTCCGATCCCGGAAGATATAGGCGGGCTCAAGTCTCTTTCGGGAACTCTCAACCTCTCTTTCAACCATTTATCTGGAAGGCTCCCGAAATCGCTAGGCGAATTGCCGGTGACGGTGAGTTTCGATCTCCGGAGCAACAATTTCAGTGGTGAAATACCCCAAACGGGGTCGTTTTCGAACCAAGGTCCAACTGCGTTTCTCAACAACCCTAAACTATGCGGGTTTCCACTCCAAAAGGCTTGCCGAGACACAGCCCAGAGCTCCCCCGGAAGTTCAAATACCGGCCGGGAATCCAATTCCGGTCCCAAAAAGGGTCTCAGTCCCGGTTTGATCATCCTAATCTCCTTGGCCGACGCTGCAGGAGTGGCATTCATTGGTCTGATAATCGTTTACATATACTGGAAAAAGAAGGACAATTCAAACGGTTGTAGTTGCACCGGGAAGAGAAAATTCGGTGATAATGAGAAAAGCCATCTCTGTTCTTGTATTTGCGCTAATGGGTTTGGCAATGAGGAGTCAGAAATTGAAGATCCTGAGAAATCTGAGAGTGGaagaggtggtggtggtggtgaccTTGTGGCCATTGACAAAGGGTTTACTTTCGAGCTTGATGAGCTTCTGAGAGCTTCGGCTTATGTGTTGGGGAAGAGTGGTTTGGGGATTGTGTATAAGGTGGTGCTCGGGAATGGGATTCCAGTGGCGGTGAGGAGATTGGGTGAGGGTGGTGACCAGAGATATAAGGAGTTTGCGGCTGAGGTTCAAGCCATTGGGAAAGTCAAACACCCAAATATTGTTAAATTAAGAGCTTACTATTGGGCCCTTGATGAGAAACTTCTGATCAGTGATTTCATCTCTAATGGCAACTTGGGTACTGCTCTTCGTG GAAGAAGTGGTCAACCATTAACGAGTCTCTCGTGGTCCACAAGGCTCAGAATCGCAAAGGGAACAGCCCGAGGCTTGGCCTACCTTCACGAGTGCAGTCCAAGAAAATTCGTCCATGGCAACATCAAACCCTCCAACATCCTCCTCGACAACGACTTCCAGCCCCATATCTCCGATTTCGGGCTCAACAGACTCATCAGCATCACCGGAAACAACCCCTCCTCCGGCGGCTTCATCGGCGGAGCTCTCCCTTACTTGCAGTCCGTACAAACCGAGAAGAGCAACAACTACAAAGCCCCGGAGGCTCGAGTCCCCGGCAGCAGACCGACCCAGAAGTGGGATGTCTATTCCTACGGAGTAGTGTTGCTCGAACTTCTCACCGGCAAGTCGCCGGAGCTTTCTCCGACCACGTCGACTTCCGTGGAGATTCCGGACCTCGTGAGGTGGGTGAGAAAAGGGTTCGAAGAGGAGACCCCACTTTCGGATATGGTTGACCCGGTGCTACTCCAAGAGGTTCATGCGAAGAAGGAAGTCATTGCAGCGTTTCATGTTGCTCTGGCTTGTACGGAGGCAGACCCTGAGATTCGGCCAAGGATGAAAACTGTCTCGGAAAATATTGAAAGGGTTGGATCGTAA